A portion of the Panthera tigris isolate Pti1 chromosome E1, P.tigris_Pti1_mat1.1, whole genome shotgun sequence genome contains these proteins:
- the LOC122233732 gene encoding small integral membrane protein 36-like, protein MEFYLEIDPVTLNLIILVASYVILLLVFLISCVLYDCRGKDPSKEYAPETTLDAQPSIHLVVMQQSTSGDLWARRPSLHFGDPVPLGKKSTMV, encoded by the coding sequence ATGGAGTTTTACTTGGAGATCGACCCTGTCACCTTGAACCTGATCATCCTAGTGGCAAGCTACGTCATCTTGCTCTTGGTATTCCTCATCTCCTGCGTGCTGTATGACTGCCGAGGCAAGGACCCCAGTAAGGAGTACGCTCCTGAGACCACTCTTGATGCCCAGCCCTCCATCCACTTGGTGGTGATGCAGCAGAGCACATCAGGGGACCTCTGGGCAAGGAGGCCCAGCCTTCATTTTGGGGATCCTGTTCCATTAGGGAAGAAAAGCACAATGGTATGA